One region of Mycolicibacterium rhodesiae NBB3 genomic DNA includes:
- a CDS encoding acyl-CoA dehydrogenase family protein has product MDFALPEHLPGLLAEMDAFIEDEIKPLERENMQYFDQRREYARTDWENGGIPRREWEDLLGEMRRRADAAGWLRYGLPSQFGGRDGSNIDMAVIREHLAHKGLGLHNDLQDESSIVGNFPQVIMMDRFGTDAQKAEWIEAMLTGTRSMAFGLTEPDHGSDATWLETTAVADGDEWIINGAKRFNTGVHRATHDLVFARTSGEPGQARGITAFLVPTDAPGFTVPYYWWTFNMPTDHGEVELKDVRVPIDAVLGEVDRGLEVGQTFLHENRIRQAASSLGAAQHCIDRAVDYANNRIVFGKPLSVNQAVQWPLVELQTEAQMVRLLVRYAASELDRNHHMEVSDKVSMANYRANRLVCEAADRAMQVLGGVGYSRHEPMEHIYRHHRRYRITEGAEEIQIRRVAQRLFGFGRK; this is encoded by the coding sequence GTGGATTTTGCCCTCCCGGAACATCTTCCGGGCCTGCTCGCCGAGATGGACGCGTTCATCGAGGACGAGATCAAGCCTCTGGAACGCGAGAACATGCAGTACTTCGACCAGCGGCGGGAGTACGCCCGCACCGACTGGGAGAACGGTGGCATTCCGCGACGGGAATGGGAGGACCTGCTCGGCGAGATGCGCAGGCGCGCGGATGCGGCGGGCTGGCTGCGCTACGGGCTGCCGTCGCAATTCGGCGGGAGGGACGGCTCCAACATCGACATGGCCGTCATCCGGGAGCACCTGGCGCACAAGGGGCTCGGACTGCACAACGACCTGCAGGACGAGTCGTCGATCGTCGGGAACTTCCCGCAGGTCATCATGATGGACCGGTTCGGCACCGACGCTCAGAAGGCCGAATGGATCGAGGCGATGCTGACCGGCACGCGGTCCATGGCGTTCGGGTTGACCGAGCCCGATCACGGGTCGGACGCCACCTGGCTCGAGACCACCGCCGTCGCCGACGGTGACGAGTGGATCATCAACGGCGCCAAGCGGTTCAACACCGGAGTGCACCGCGCGACCCACGACCTCGTCTTCGCCCGCACCTCCGGGGAACCGGGCCAGGCCCGCGGCATCACCGCGTTCCTGGTCCCGACGGACGCGCCGGGCTTCACGGTGCCCTACTACTGGTGGACCTTCAACATGCCCACCGACCACGGCGAGGTCGAACTGAAGGACGTTCGAGTTCCTATCGACGCGGTGCTGGGGGAAGTCGACCGCGGGCTGGAGGTCGGCCAGACATTTCTGCACGAGAACAGGATTCGACAAGCCGCCAGCAGCCTGGGCGCCGCGCAGCACTGCATCGACCGCGCCGTCGACTACGCCAACAACCGCATCGTGTTCGGCAAGCCGCTGTCGGTGAACCAGGCGGTGCAGTGGCCGCTGGTCGAGCTGCAGACGGAAGCGCAGATGGTGCGGCTGCTGGTTCGGTATGCGGCGTCCGAACTGGACCGCAACCACCATATGGAGGTCTCCGACAAGGTGTCGATGGCCAACTATCGCGCCAACCGGCTCGTGTGCGAGGCGGCCGACCGGGCGATGCAGGTGCTCGGTGGCGTCGGCTACAGCCGCCACGAACCGATGGAGCACATCTATCGTCATCACCGCCGCTACCGGATCACCGAGGGAGCCGAAGAGATCCAGATCCGCCGCGTGGCGCAGCGGCTCTTCGGGTTCGGGCGCAAGTGA
- a CDS encoding nuclear transport factor 2 family protein, whose amino-acid sequence MSITSSTVDVADRLFEAIANSDIATVKQLFGDDVLVWHSGDTKDSAKERAARIIDWFINATTDRRYEVLDRQFFDGGFVQQHVLHANGRNGNSIHMRVCIVIKVGPDALITRIDEYFDPAEMAPLLESTN is encoded by the coding sequence ATGTCCATCACGTCATCGACGGTCGACGTCGCCGATCGGCTCTTCGAGGCGATCGCCAACAGCGACATCGCCACCGTGAAGCAGCTGTTCGGCGACGACGTGCTGGTTTGGCATTCGGGCGACACGAAAGACAGCGCGAAGGAGAGGGCGGCGCGGATCATCGACTGGTTCATCAACGCGACCACCGATCGGCGTTACGAGGTCCTCGATCGGCAGTTCTTTGACGGAGGATTCGTGCAGCAGCACGTCCTGCACGCCAACGGACGCAACGGCAATTCGATCCATATGCGCGTCTGCATCGTTATCAAGGTGGGGCCAGACGCACTGATCACCCGAATCGACGAGTATTTCGACCCCGCAGAGATGGCCCCGCTGCTGGAGTCGACGAACTGA
- a CDS encoding TetR/AcrR family transcriptional regulator, translating into MPAETLSAKGRQTREAIEQAARKLFAERGFHGTTLGDITSAAGKSPAAFYRYFADKEDLLAVLAQSFLHQVVAPSGLSVELPDSPEDDTFFREVVTGYWNLFKQNIGIMIAVAQLAATQPRFAAVQNEFRRFGIDIVAASVRRAQEQGYGSELDPEHTAAAIALLFENFTTVFVGPSGLGLEVSDEDAIATLSRIWKKTLYGF; encoded by the coding sequence GTGCCAGCCGAGACGCTGAGCGCCAAGGGCCGCCAGACCAGGGAGGCCATCGAGCAGGCTGCCCGGAAACTCTTCGCCGAGCGCGGCTTCCACGGCACCACGCTGGGTGACATCACCTCGGCGGCCGGTAAATCGCCCGCCGCGTTCTACCGCTACTTCGCAGACAAGGAAGACCTGCTGGCCGTGCTCGCACAGTCCTTCCTGCACCAGGTGGTCGCACCGTCGGGTCTGAGTGTCGAACTGCCGGACTCGCCGGAGGACGATACGTTCTTCCGCGAAGTGGTGACCGGCTATTGGAACCTGTTCAAGCAGAACATCGGCATCATGATCGCTGTCGCCCAGCTCGCGGCGACGCAACCGCGTTTCGCGGCGGTGCAGAACGAGTTCCGCCGGTTCGGCATCGACATCGTCGCCGCATCCGTGCGCCGGGCGCAGGAACAGGGCTACGGTTCCGAACTGGATCCCGAACACACCGCGGCCGCGATCGCGCTGTTGTTCGAGAACTTCACCACCGTCTTCGTCGGGCCATCTGGTCTCGGGCTGGAGGTCAGTGATGAGGACGCGATCGCCACGCTGTCGAGGATTTGGAAGAAGACGCTGTACGGGTTCTAG
- a CDS encoding YceI family protein, with protein MASLSEFFSDPASAGTWTVLTDQSALTATSKSLWGVMPVKVRFTEFSGEGQVAAPQTVSGRLDIKTASLRTGIGKRDEHLRSADFFEAERFPDISVVVSGADAVDVDTVVLRAQVTVKGTTKPMELKTKVTPVGDGGMRLATKATINRQNFGVDGNMMGMITDNVTISGDLVFRRTG; from the coding sequence ATGGCAAGCCTCAGCGAATTTTTCAGTGATCCGGCATCGGCCGGGACCTGGACCGTGCTCACCGACCAATCCGCCCTCACGGCCACGAGTAAGTCGCTGTGGGGAGTGATGCCCGTCAAGGTCCGCTTCACCGAGTTCAGCGGCGAGGGCCAAGTCGCCGCCCCGCAAACGGTTTCCGGTCGCCTCGACATCAAGACGGCATCGCTGCGCACCGGTATCGGCAAGCGCGACGAGCATCTGCGTTCGGCCGATTTCTTTGAGGCCGAGAGGTTCCCGGACATCAGCGTCGTCGTCAGTGGGGCGGATGCCGTGGACGTCGACACCGTCGTTCTACGCGCCCAGGTGACCGTCAAGGGCACCACGAAGCCGATGGAGCTGAAGACGAAGGTGACGCCGGTGGGCGACGGCGGCATGCGGCTCGCGACGAAGGCGACGATCAACCGACAGAACTTCGGCGTCGACGGCAACATGATGGGCATGATCACCGACAACGTGACGATCTCGGGTGACCTCGTGTTCCGACGCACCGGCTAG
- a CDS encoding Rv3143 family two-component system response regulator codes for MVEPSPLRVLVYSDNPRTREQVQLALGKRVHPDLPELTYVEIATGPMVIRQMDEGGFDLVILDGEATPVGGMGIAKQLKDEIADCPPVLVLTGRPDDRWLANWSRAEAAVPHPIDPIRLGDAVVTLLRAPVQ; via the coding sequence ATGGTCGAGCCATCGCCGCTGCGGGTCCTCGTCTACAGCGACAACCCCAGGACCCGAGAGCAGGTACAACTGGCGCTCGGGAAACGCGTGCACCCGGATTTGCCCGAGCTGACGTACGTCGAGATCGCGACGGGCCCGATGGTGATCCGGCAGATGGATGAGGGCGGATTCGATCTCGTGATCCTCGACGGGGAGGCCACACCGGTAGGGGGCATGGGAATCGCCAAACAGCTCAAGGACGAGATCGCCGACTGCCCACCGGTCCTCGTTCTCACCGGGCGCCCGGACGACCGTTGGCTTGCCAACTGGTCGCGCGCCGAGGCCGCGGTGCCCCACCCGATCGACCCGATCCGGTTGGGCGACGCCGTGGTGACGCTGCTCCGCGCGCCAGTGCAATAG
- a CDS encoding CaiB/BaiF CoA transferase family protein, protein MSVTGPLDGIRVIEVGTLISGPFAGRLLGDMGAEVIKVEPPGAPDPLRTWGQAELDGHHFFWTVHARNKKAVTLNLREDAGRELFLDLVERSDIIVENFRPGTLEKWNLGYDVLRQRNKGIILVRVSGYGQTGPEAHKAGYASVAEAASGLRHMNGFPGGPPPRLALSLGDSLAGMFAAQGAMAALYRRSVTGEGQVVDAALTESCLAVQESTIPDYDVGGVIRGPSGTRLEGIAPSNIYPTADGSWVVIAANQDTVFRRLCAAMEQPELATDDRFVNHVARGRNQDELDRIIGEWAAARKPADIIATLSEAGVISGPINTVAEVVEDPQLQARGMIADHWDERVGRNVKGPGVVPVLSDTPGTIRSAGSARPGQHNDEIYGGLLGRSDAELARLREEGVL, encoded by the coding sequence CGAACCACCGGGAGCGCCCGACCCGCTGCGCACCTGGGGGCAGGCCGAACTCGACGGCCACCACTTCTTCTGGACCGTGCACGCGCGCAACAAGAAGGCCGTCACCCTGAACCTGCGTGAGGACGCCGGCCGCGAGCTGTTCCTCGACCTCGTCGAGCGCTCCGACATCATCGTGGAGAACTTCCGCCCCGGCACGTTGGAGAAGTGGAACCTCGGCTACGACGTGCTGCGCCAACGCAACAAGGGCATCATCCTGGTGCGGGTGTCCGGATACGGGCAGACGGGTCCGGAAGCGCACAAGGCCGGCTACGCGTCGGTCGCTGAGGCTGCCAGCGGTCTGCGGCACATGAACGGCTTTCCCGGCGGCCCGCCCCCGCGCCTTGCGCTGTCGCTCGGCGACAGCCTGGCCGGCATGTTCGCCGCCCAGGGCGCAATGGCAGCGCTGTATCGACGCTCCGTCACCGGTGAGGGTCAGGTCGTCGACGCCGCACTCACCGAAAGTTGCCTCGCCGTACAGGAATCCACTATTCCCGACTACGACGTCGGCGGGGTGATCCGCGGCCCGTCGGGCACCCGGCTGGAGGGTATCGCCCCGTCCAACATCTATCCCACCGCCGACGGCAGCTGGGTCGTCATCGCGGCGAATCAGGACACCGTGTTCCGCAGGCTCTGCGCCGCGATGGAACAGCCCGAGCTTGCCACCGACGACCGATTCGTCAATCACGTTGCCCGCGGACGCAATCAGGATGAGCTCGACAGGATCATCGGCGAATGGGCGGCCGCCCGTAAGCCCGCCGACATCATCGCCACCCTTTCCGAAGCCGGGGTGATCAGCGGACCGATCAACACCGTCGCCGAGGTGGTCGAGGATCCGCAGTTGCAGGCCCGCGGGATGATCGCCGACCACTGGGACGAACGCGTAGGGCGAAACGTCAAGGGCCCGGGGGTGGTACCGGTGTTGTCGGATACGCCGGGCACCATCCGCAGTGCCGGTTCGGCGCGGCCCGGCCAGCACAATGACGAGATCTACGGCGGCCTGCTCGGTCGCAGCGATGCCGAGCTGGCCAGGCTGCGAGAGGAGGGCGTGCTATGA
- a CDS encoding class I SAM-dependent methyltransferase translates to MDSTPTFSRFDNAYKTRTAPWVIGEPQPAIVEIERAGWVRGKVLDAGCGTGEHTILLTRLGYDVLGVDAAPTAIEQARANAADKGVDARFEVADAMNLDGDATYDTVLDSALFHIFDDTDRPRYIASLHAVCKPEALVHVLALSDKGRGFGPEVSESVIREAFGDGWVLEALDETIYRGVVQEAHVEALGLPVGTVVDEPAFLARVRRQ, encoded by the coding sequence ATGGACTCCACCCCCACCTTCTCCCGATTCGACAACGCCTACAAGACCCGCACCGCGCCGTGGGTGATCGGCGAGCCACAACCCGCGATCGTCGAGATCGAACGCGCCGGCTGGGTGCGCGGCAAGGTACTGGACGCCGGTTGTGGAACCGGTGAGCACACGATCTTGCTTACCCGATTGGGTTACGACGTACTCGGTGTCGACGCCGCGCCGACCGCGATCGAGCAGGCCCGCGCGAACGCGGCCGACAAGGGCGTCGACGCCCGCTTCGAGGTCGCCGACGCGATGAACCTCGATGGCGACGCGACCTACGACACCGTCCTCGACAGCGCGCTGTTCCATATTTTCGACGACACCGACCGGCCTCGGTATATCGCGAGCCTGCACGCCGTGTGCAAGCCGGAAGCGCTGGTCCATGTGCTGGCGTTGTCGGACAAGGGCCGCGGATTCGGCCCCGAGGTCAGCGAGAGCGTCATCCGCGAGGCGTTCGGCGACGGCTGGGTGCTCGAGGCGCTCGACGAGACGATCTATCGCGGTGTCGTCCAGGAGGCGCATGTCGAGGCCCTCGGGCTGCCGGTCGGAACCGTGGTCGACGAGCCCGCCTTCCTCGCCCGCGTTCGCCGCCAGTGA
- a CDS encoding hydroxymethylglutaryl-CoA lyase, with amino-acid sequence MTALPKHVDIRDVSLRDGLQIEDPIPLAAKLELLAAVAATGVKEMEATAFVSPSKVPALADAAELAAELHNFPGIEFSALVASPNGAKRAIAAGLGSIEYVVSAADGHSRSNVGRSTAEATAQIPEIVAIAHDSGVTVEVIIATAWDCPFDGPTPPQRVLDIVAAACVNGVDRVAIADTIGTATPRRVSDLVTLVRPQIGDIPLGAHFHNTRGAGLASAYAAVVAGITRLDASVGGLGGCPFAPGASGNIALEDLVYLLRDSGIGTDVDLQAAIAAAGVAQTAVGHPLPSSLLRVGDRILGT; translated from the coding sequence ATGACCGCACTGCCGAAACATGTGGATATCCGCGACGTCTCGCTGCGTGACGGGCTGCAGATCGAGGACCCGATTCCGTTGGCGGCCAAGCTCGAACTGCTCGCCGCTGTCGCCGCCACGGGGGTGAAGGAGATGGAGGCGACGGCGTTCGTCTCACCGTCGAAGGTGCCCGCACTCGCCGACGCCGCAGAACTGGCCGCCGAGCTGCACAACTTTCCCGGCATCGAATTCTCGGCGCTGGTGGCCAGTCCCAACGGCGCCAAGCGCGCGATCGCCGCGGGTCTGGGTTCGATCGAGTACGTGGTGTCCGCCGCCGACGGCCACAGCCGCTCCAACGTCGGCCGGTCCACCGCGGAAGCCACCGCGCAGATCCCCGAGATCGTCGCGATCGCTCACGACAGCGGCGTCACCGTCGAGGTCATCATCGCCACCGCGTGGGACTGCCCGTTCGACGGCCCGACCCCGCCGCAGCGTGTGCTGGACATCGTGGCGGCCGCCTGCGTCAACGGCGTTGACCGCGTCGCGATCGCCGACACCATCGGCACCGCCACTCCGCGGCGCGTCAGCGATCTGGTCACGCTCGTGCGGCCGCAGATCGGCGACATCCCGTTGGGCGCACACTTCCACAACACCCGCGGGGCGGGTCTGGCCAGCGCGTACGCCGCGGTCGTCGCCGGTATCACCCGGCTGGACGCGTCGGTCGGCGGACTCGGCGGGTGCCCGTTCGCGCCTGGCGCCAGCGGCAACATCGCCTTGGAGGACCTGGTCTATCTCCTGCGGGACAGCGGGATTGGAACCGACGTCGACCTGCAGGCGGCCATCGCCGCAGCCGGCGTCGCGCAGACTGCCGTCGGGCACCCCCTGCCGAGCTCTCTGCTGCGCGTCGGCGACCGGATTCTCGGCACGTAG
- a CDS encoding NADH-quinone oxidoreductase subunit D, protein MSTPESGGAETVVVVGGQDWDQVVEAAKQKAAEAHTGERIVVNMGPQHPSTHGVLRLILEIEGETIVEIRCGIGYLHTGIEKNLEFRTWTQGVTFVTRMDYLSPLFNETVYCLAVEKLLGVTDDIPERASVIRVMMMELNRISSHLVALATGGMELGSMGAMFYGFREREQILSIFETITGLRMNNAYIRPGGVAMDLPEEGIPQIRDMLKLMPKRLKDLEDLLSENYIWKARTQGIGYLGLEGCMALGITGPCLRSTGLPHDLRKSQPYCGYETYDFDVITDDACDSYGRYLIRVKEMHESLKIIAQCVDRLDVPNPGPVMIEDKKLAWPADLKVGPDGLGNSEEHIAKIMGHSMEGLIHHFKLVTEGIRVPAGQVYVAIESPRGELGVHMVSDGGTRPYRVHYRDPSFNNLQAVAAMCEGGMVADAITAVASIDPVMGGVDR, encoded by the coding sequence ATGAGCACACCCGAATCAGGCGGCGCCGAAACCGTGGTCGTCGTCGGCGGACAAGACTGGGACCAGGTCGTCGAGGCCGCCAAACAGAAGGCGGCAGAGGCGCATACCGGCGAGCGCATCGTCGTCAACATGGGCCCCCAGCATCCCTCCACACACGGAGTGTTGCGGCTCATCCTCGAGATCGAGGGCGAGACGATCGTCGAGATCCGTTGCGGCATCGGATATCTGCACACGGGCATCGAGAAGAACCTTGAGTTCCGCACCTGGACTCAGGGTGTGACGTTCGTGACCCGGATGGATTACCTGTCACCGCTTTTCAACGAGACGGTGTACTGCCTGGCCGTCGAGAAGCTTCTCGGTGTGACCGACGACATCCCCGAACGCGCCAGCGTCATCCGCGTGATGATGATGGAGCTCAACAGGATCTCCAGCCACCTGGTCGCCTTGGCCACCGGTGGCATGGAACTGGGATCCATGGGCGCGATGTTCTACGGGTTCCGCGAACGCGAGCAGATCCTGTCGATCTTCGAGACCATCACCGGCCTCCGGATGAACAACGCCTACATCCGCCCGGGTGGAGTCGCGATGGACCTGCCCGAAGAGGGCATACCGCAGATTCGCGACATGCTCAAGCTGATGCCCAAGAGGCTCAAGGACCTCGAGGATCTGCTGAGTGAGAACTACATCTGGAAGGCACGCACCCAAGGCATCGGCTACCTGGGACTGGAGGGATGCATGGCGCTGGGCATCACCGGCCCGTGCCTGCGGTCCACCGGCCTGCCGCACGACCTGCGCAAGTCGCAGCCGTACTGCGGGTACGAGACCTACGACTTCGACGTGATCACCGACGACGCCTGCGACTCCTACGGCCGCTACCTCATCAGGGTCAAGGAGATGCACGAGTCGCTGAAGATCATCGCCCAGTGCGTGGACCGGCTCGACGTTCCCAATCCCGGACCGGTGATGATCGAGGACAAGAAGCTGGCGTGGCCCGCCGACCTGAAGGTCGGGCCCGACGGACTCGGCAACTCCGAAGAGCACATCGCCAAGATCATGGGCCATTCGATGGAGGGGCTGATCCACCACTTCAAGCTCGTCACCGAGGGAATCCGGGTGCCCGCAGGTCAGGTGTACGTCGCGATCGAGTCGCCGCGCGGCGAGCTCGGTGTCCACATGGTCTCCGACGGCGGCACCCGCCCCTACCGCGTGCACTACCGCGACCCGTCGTTCAACAACCTGCAGGCTGTCGCGGCGATGTGCGAGGGCGGCATGGTCGCCGATGCGATCACGGCCGTGGCGTCGATCGACCCGGTGATGGGAGGCGTGGACAGGTGA
- a CDS encoding NADH-quinone oxidoreductase subunit C — protein sequence MSESGTGPQSGSQADIDPPEVIGVRRGMFGAKGSGDTSGYGRLVRSVELPGSSPRPYGGFFDEVVDTLAAALGDDGYAESIERVVVYRDELTLEVRRERLPAVAQALRDDPGLRFELCLGVSGVHYPDDKGRELHAVYPLMSITHNRRIRVEVATPDEDPHIPSLYAVYPTVDWHERETYDFFGIIFDGHPALTRIEMPDDWVGHPQRKDYPLGGIPVEYHGAEIPPPDQRRSYN from the coding sequence ATGAGCGAGAGCGGCACCGGCCCGCAGTCCGGTTCGCAGGCTGACATCGATCCGCCCGAGGTCATCGGGGTTCGCCGCGGCATGTTCGGGGCCAAGGGCTCCGGTGACACCTCGGGCTACGGACGCCTCGTCCGCTCGGTGGAGCTGCCTGGTAGCTCACCTCGCCCCTACGGCGGCTTCTTCGACGAGGTCGTCGACACGCTGGCCGCGGCCCTCGGCGACGACGGCTACGCAGAGTCGATCGAGCGGGTGGTGGTCTACCGCGACGAACTCACACTCGAGGTGCGGCGCGAGCGGCTGCCCGCGGTGGCGCAGGCGCTGCGCGACGATCCCGGGCTGCGGTTCGAGCTGTGCCTCGGGGTCAGCGGCGTGCACTACCCCGACGACAAGGGACGCGAACTGCATGCGGTCTACCCGCTGATGTCGATCACGCACAACCGCCGCATCCGCGTCGAGGTCGCCACACCCGACGAGGACCCCCACATCCCGTCGCTGTACGCGGTGTATCCGACGGTCGACTGGCACGAGCGCGAAACCTATGACTTCTTCGGCATCATCTTCGACGGCCATCCCGCCCTGACACGCATCGAGATGCCCGACGACTGGGTGGGACACCCGCAGCGCAAGGACTACCCACTGGGCGGTATCCCGGTCGAGTACCACGGCGCCGAAATCCCGCCGCCCGATCAGCGGAGGTCCTACAACTGA
- a CDS encoding NuoB/complex I 20 kDa subunit family protein: protein MGLEEKLPGGIMLSTVEKVAGYIRKGSLWPATFGLACCAIEMMATAGPRFDISRFGMERFSATPRQADLMIVAGRVSQKMAPVLRQIYDQMAEPKWVLAMGVCASSGGMFNNYAIVQGVDHVVPVDIYLPGCPPRPEMLLHAILKLHDKIQEMPLGVHREEAIREAEKAALSVTPTIELKGLLR, encoded by the coding sequence ATGGGACTAGAAGAGAAGCTGCCCGGCGGAATCATGCTGTCGACGGTCGAGAAGGTCGCCGGCTACATCCGCAAGGGCTCGCTGTGGCCCGCGACGTTCGGCCTGGCCTGCTGTGCGATCGAGATGATGGCGACGGCCGGTCCGCGCTTCGACATCTCGCGCTTCGGCATGGAGAGGTTCTCGGCAACGCCGCGACAGGCCGACCTGATGATCGTCGCAGGCCGGGTCAGCCAGAAGATGGCGCCGGTGCTGCGCCAGATCTACGACCAGATGGCCGAGCCCAAGTGGGTGCTCGCGATGGGTGTCTGCGCCTCCTCGGGCGGCATGTTCAATAACTACGCGATCGTGCAGGGGGTTGACCACGTCGTCCCGGTCGACATCTATCTACCCGGATGCCCGCCGCGGCCCGAGATGTTGCTGCACGCAATCCTCAAGCTGCACGACAAGATTCAAGAGATGCCGCTCGGCGTTCACCGCGAGGAGGCGATCCGCGAAGCTGAGAAGGCCGCCCTTTCGGTCACACCGACCATCGAGCTCAAGGGTTTGCTGAGATGA
- a CDS encoding phosphotransferase family protein: MKEQLEAILRPELGDVVVENLRELTGGASRTTWAFDAVSDGRRALILRTGPPDDIHASMELEAAVQRRAAAAGAPVPHIVTAANSIAALGNPYLICDAIAGETIVRRIYRTLDDGGRARLLEQCAQALAAIHRADPSGVGLTESDQLGEWRDRLDEMGDTTATFEWAFRWLSANRPSPSPHVLVHGDFRMGNLIVDENGLAAVLDWELVHTGEMYEDLAWFCIRAWRFGASEELGAGGLGSVESFLAAYEAAAGTTLDRDVFRWWLTVATLRWGVICRFQAERHLSGVNPSVELAAIGRRVAETEWDVLDLLTGGGPR, translated from the coding sequence GTGAAGGAACAGCTCGAAGCGATACTGCGGCCGGAGCTCGGCGACGTCGTCGTCGAGAACCTGCGCGAGCTGACCGGCGGAGCCAGCAGAACCACGTGGGCCTTCGACGCCGTGTCAGATGGCCGGCGAGCATTGATCCTGCGCACCGGGCCGCCAGACGACATCCACGCCAGCATGGAGCTGGAAGCAGCGGTGCAACGGCGGGCCGCCGCGGCGGGCGCACCTGTCCCCCACATCGTGACCGCTGCCAATTCGATTGCAGCACTGGGAAATCCGTATCTGATCTGCGATGCGATCGCCGGCGAGACGATCGTGCGGCGGATCTATCGCACACTTGACGACGGGGGCCGGGCGCGATTGCTCGAGCAGTGCGCACAGGCGCTGGCCGCCATCCACCGCGCCGACCCCTCCGGTGTGGGCCTGACCGAATCCGACCAACTCGGCGAATGGCGGGACCGTCTCGACGAAATGGGCGACACCACAGCGACGTTCGAATGGGCGTTTCGCTGGTTGTCGGCGAATCGACCGTCGCCGTCGCCGCACGTCCTCGTGCACGGTGATTTCCGGATGGGCAATCTGATCGTCGACGAGAACGGATTGGCGGCCGTCCTGGACTGGGAGCTGGTCCACACCGGCGAGATGTACGAGGATCTGGCGTGGTTCTGCATCCGGGCCTGGCGCTTCGGAGCGTCCGAAGAACTCGGCGCCGGTGGCCTGGGCAGTGTCGAAAGCTTCTTGGCCGCATACGAAGCGGCTGCGGGAACGACACTGGACCGCGACGTGTTCCGCTGGTGGCTGACCGTGGCCACCCTGAGGTGGGGTGTCATCTGTCGATTCCAGGCCGAGCGACATCTGTCGGGTGTGAACCCGTCGGTCGAATTGGCGGCGATCGGTCGCCGCGTCGCCGAGACCGAATGGGATGTGCTGGATCTGTTGACGGGAGGTGGTCCGAGATGA
- a CDS encoding DUF6285 domain-containing protein, with translation MTGLYGRPTAAELVAAVADFLDNDVRGATDGPVNFHARVAANALRIVERELLDGPAADVADALDALGYPDERALAIAIRAGELDDRPHAVLASLRTIVRRRLDVAHPGYADS, from the coding sequence ATGACCGGGCTGTACGGGCGGCCGACGGCAGCCGAACTGGTCGCGGCCGTCGCCGACTTTCTCGACAACGACGTGCGCGGCGCCACTGATGGACCTGTCAACTTTCACGCGCGCGTCGCCGCCAACGCGCTGCGCATCGTCGAACGCGAACTACTCGACGGACCGGCCGCCGACGTCGCGGACGCGCTCGATGCCCTGGGCTACCCGGACGAACGGGCGCTCGCGATCGCCATTCGCGCCGGCGAGCTCGACGATCGGCCCCACGCGGTGCTCGCAAGCCTGCGCACGATCGTGCGCCGACGGCTCGACGTGGCCCACCCCGGCTATGCGGACTCGTAG
- a CDS encoding NADH-quinone oxidoreductase subunit A, with amino-acid sequence MDLYTPILILGAIAAVFAVGSIGIALLVGPRRYNHSKLEAYECGIEPVPELASAHSAGQRFPIKYYLTAMLFIIFDIEIVFLYPWAVAFDNLGLFALVEMLLFMVVVFVAYAYVWRRGGLAWD; translated from the coding sequence ATGGATTTGTACACCCCGATATTGATACTCGGCGCGATCGCAGCGGTATTTGCCGTCGGCTCGATCGGCATTGCTCTGCTGGTCGGCCCCAGGCGCTACAACCACTCCAAACTCGAGGCCTACGAGTGCGGCATCGAGCCAGTCCCCGAGCTGGCAAGTGCGCACTCGGCGGGCCAGCGCTTCCCGATCAAGTACTACCTGACCGCGATGCTGTTCATCATCTTCGACATCGAGATCGTGTTCCTCTATCCGTGGGCGGTCGCCTTCGACAATCTCGGCCTGTTTGCGCTGGTAGAGATGCTGCTCTTCATGGTGGTGGTGTTCGTGGCCTACGCATACGTGTGGCGGCGGGGAGGTCTGGCATGGGACTAG